In one window of Hyalangium ruber DNA:
- a CDS encoding RNA polymerase sigma factor, with protein MTAADAHRAIHAVWRIESARLIAGLARFVRDVGLAEELAQDALVAALERWPESGVPDNPGAWLMATAKHRAVDALRRGKLLERKHEEIVYQLEARQERATPELEAAIDENVGDDLLRLVLTACHPVLSTEARVALTLRLLGGLTTEEIARAFLVSEPTVAQRIVRAKRTLAEAHVPFEVPRGAELTARLASVLQVIYLIFNEGYSATAGDDWMRPELCEDALRLGRILAGLVPNEPEVHGLVALMEIQASRSRARVGPSGEPILLLEQKRSLWDRILIHRGLAALERAEALGGARGPYALQAAIAACHARARTAEETDWVRIAALYGVLAQVTPSPVVELNRAVALGMAFGPAAGLEVVDALTSEPALEGYHLLPSVRGDLLAKLERFNEAREEFERAASLTRNTRERELLLDRAAACVRKPSTQRQ; from the coding sequence GTGACGGCTGCCGACGCACATCGCGCGATCCATGCGGTCTGGAGAATCGAGTCGGCCCGGCTCATCGCCGGTCTCGCGCGGTTCGTGCGCGATGTGGGGCTCGCCGAGGAGCTCGCGCAGGACGCGCTCGTCGCCGCGCTGGAGCGCTGGCCGGAGTCGGGGGTTCCGGACAACCCGGGTGCCTGGCTGATGGCTACCGCGAAGCATCGTGCGGTCGACGCGCTGCGCCGGGGCAAGCTGCTCGAGCGTAAGCACGAGGAGATCGTGTACCAGCTCGAGGCCCGGCAAGAGCGGGCCACGCCGGAGCTCGAGGCTGCGATCGATGAGAACGTGGGCGATGACCTCCTGCGCCTCGTGCTCACGGCCTGTCATCCAGTGCTCTCGACCGAGGCGCGCGTGGCGCTCACGCTCCGCTTGCTGGGAGGACTGACGACCGAGGAGATCGCGCGCGCGTTCCTCGTCTCCGAGCCGACCGTCGCCCAGCGCATCGTCCGCGCCAAGCGGACGCTGGCCGAGGCGCATGTCCCCTTCGAGGTTCCGCGAGGGGCCGAGCTCACCGCCCGGCTGGCGTCGGTGCTGCAGGTCATCTACCTCATCTTCAACGAGGGCTACTCGGCGACCGCCGGGGATGACTGGATGCGGCCGGAGCTCTGCGAGGACGCGCTCCGGCTGGGGCGTATCCTCGCCGGGCTCGTTCCGAATGAGCCCGAGGTCCACGGCCTCGTCGCGCTCATGGAGATCCAGGCCTCACGTTCCCGGGCACGGGTCGGCCCGTCGGGAGAGCCCATCCTGTTGCTCGAGCAGAAACGCTCGTTGTGGGATCGGATCCTCATCCATCGAGGGCTCGCGGCCCTCGAGCGTGCGGAGGCGCTGGGAGGCGCGCGGGGCCCGTACGCGTTGCAGGCCGCGATCGCCGCCTGTCACGCGCGCGCGCGGACTGCGGAGGAGACGGACTGGGTGCGCATCGCGGCGCTCTACGGGGTGCTCGCCCAGGTCACGCCGTCCCCCGTCGTGGAGCTGAACCGCGCGGTCGCGCTCGGGATGGCGTTCGGTCCCGCCGCGGGCCTCGAGGTCGTCGATGCGCTGACCTCGGAGCCCGCGCTCGAGGGCTATCACCTCTTGCCGAGCGTGCGCGGCGATCTCCTCGCGAAACTCGAACGCTTCAACGAAGCACGGGAGGAGTTCGAGCGCGCGGCTTCACTCACACGCAACACCCGTGAGCGCGAGCTGCTGCTCGATCGCGCGGCGGCATGTGTGCGCAAGCCCTCCACCCAGCGGCAATGA
- a CDS encoding serine/threonine-protein kinase — protein sequence MGGPTDEVETRCLGENTLDGLSRGLLSPGEREAAVRHLDACDACRQLLAALGHAISGHEVATPPTATDTGPRKLAPRLAAGDRVGRYTVLHLVGAGGMGVVYAAYDPELDRRIALKLVHDEALPSDSREEAAARLLREAQALARLSHPHVITVFDGGRFDGQVFLAMEFIEGGTLGQWLQAAPRTADAVLAMFLDAGRGLAAAHSAGLVHRDFKPDNVLVGKDGRVRVTDFGLARLASSGVQPLGEGAALPRALPAGAEARTQPGARLGTPLYMAPELWRGAPADARSDQFAFCVALYEAIQGERPFTVTELAEESARTEQRELPRGNRVPPRWRQILVRGLAAAPEARFPSMVALLAALERTQTSQRRRRFQVGASLGVVALIAAGLGLVSWRYRSQNVCAGARERLEGTWDEARKSEVRAAFHATGSRHAEAAWSGAELLMDRYANNWVQMRTDACEATHVRGEQSGELLDLRMECLGRRRAALSGLARVLSAADTGVVERAVSAAGQLPPIEECASKEALTAPLRPPPDEATRTRLRAVRAQLVEAKALLAAGRHEPSRALAQEAIETSKALAYKPVEAEAFLALAHTYVRSEEGALAEKALHGALMAAEASAHRTVAAQTSLLLAHVHGQMLRRNEQGRLWADLGGAMLERLGQVPALSAERLFIMGNLLLDEGRASEAAPFFEEALVLQERAHGSEHPQVARTLSRLASTMATLDRSAEALTYAQRALAINERLLGPEHPDCSASLHSIAFVLAISGRPDEALPHMKRALAIEERAFGPNHPAIVKSLINLSNVHREAADAIPLLERALAIQNQVPDVNHPDRVFILKNLAINHGLLDHFREQLEYGQLALSIEEKLLGPNHADVAQTLHMVGQAHQRLGAPARALPLLERAFAIAEARPLTDSYSTGRDVRVELRKTLANTLWTLGRERARARTLMAGALELARGGGSTLAQEAAGLEKWLAEHPLPH from the coding sequence ATGGGCGGTCCCACGGATGAGGTAGAGACCCGTTGCCTCGGTGAGAACACCCTGGATGGCCTGAGCCGAGGGCTGTTGTCCCCCGGAGAGCGCGAGGCCGCCGTGCGTCACCTCGACGCGTGCGACGCCTGCCGACAGCTCCTGGCCGCGCTGGGACACGCCATCAGCGGGCACGAGGTAGCGACACCGCCGACAGCCACCGACACCGGCCCGAGGAAGCTGGCGCCTCGCCTCGCGGCCGGCGATCGGGTGGGACGCTACACGGTGCTCCACCTGGTGGGCGCTGGTGGGATGGGGGTCGTCTACGCGGCCTATGATCCCGAGCTCGACCGGCGCATCGCGCTGAAGCTGGTTCACGACGAGGCCCTCCCCAGCGACTCACGGGAAGAGGCGGCCGCACGGCTGCTCCGGGAGGCGCAAGCGCTGGCGCGGCTCTCCCACCCTCATGTGATCACGGTGTTCGATGGGGGCCGCTTCGACGGGCAGGTCTTCCTGGCCATGGAGTTCATCGAGGGGGGCACGTTGGGGCAATGGCTCCAGGCGGCCCCTCGCACGGCGGACGCGGTCCTGGCGATGTTCCTCGATGCGGGGCGAGGGCTCGCGGCGGCGCACAGCGCGGGACTGGTACACCGTGACTTCAAGCCGGACAACGTGCTCGTCGGCAAGGACGGCCGGGTGCGGGTGACGGACTTCGGTTTGGCACGGCTCGCCTCCTCGGGTGTACAGCCGCTCGGAGAAGGCGCGGCCTTGCCGCGAGCGCTGCCCGCCGGAGCGGAGGCGAGGACCCAGCCCGGGGCGCGGCTCGGTACGCCGCTGTACATGGCGCCCGAGCTGTGGCGTGGCGCCCCGGCGGACGCGCGCAGTGATCAATTCGCGTTTTGTGTCGCCCTCTACGAGGCGATCCAGGGCGAGCGCCCCTTCACTGTGACCGAGCTCGCTGAAGAGTCGGCCCGGACCGAGCAGCGAGAGCTGCCGCGCGGAAACCGCGTCCCGCCACGGTGGCGGCAGATCCTCGTCCGAGGTCTGGCCGCCGCGCCCGAAGCGCGCTTTCCCTCCATGGTCGCGCTGCTCGCCGCGCTCGAGCGCACGCAGACCTCGCAGCGCAGGCGGCGCTTCCAGGTGGGCGCGTCGCTCGGTGTGGTGGCCTTGATCGCCGCGGGCCTTGGACTCGTCTCCTGGCGCTACCGGTCCCAGAACGTCTGCGCGGGTGCGCGCGAGCGGCTCGAGGGCACCTGGGACGAAGCCCGGAAGAGCGAGGTGCGCGCCGCCTTCCATGCGACCGGGTCGCGCCATGCCGAGGCGGCCTGGTCGGGAGCGGAGCTCCTCATGGATCGCTACGCGAACAACTGGGTCCAGATGCGCACCGACGCGTGCGAGGCGACCCACGTGCGCGGCGAGCAATCCGGGGAGCTGCTGGACTTGCGCATGGAATGCCTCGGGCGGCGTCGCGCAGCCTTGAGCGGGCTGGCGCGTGTGCTGAGCGCCGCGGACACGGGCGTCGTGGAGAGGGCCGTATCCGCGGCGGGGCAACTGCCACCGATCGAGGAGTGCGCCTCGAAGGAAGCCCTCACCGCTCCGCTCCGCCCACCTCCCGACGAGGCGACCCGGACGCGGCTCCGGGCTGTTCGCGCACAGCTCGTCGAGGCGAAGGCGCTGCTCGCGGCGGGCCGACACGAGCCCAGCCGAGCGCTCGCGCAGGAGGCCATCGAGACCTCGAAGGCCTTGGCCTACAAGCCGGTCGAGGCCGAGGCGTTCCTGGCCCTCGCGCACACCTACGTCCGCTCGGAAGAAGGAGCCCTGGCGGAGAAGGCGCTCCACGGTGCCCTGATGGCCGCGGAGGCGAGCGCGCACCGCACCGTCGCCGCGCAGACCTCCCTGTTGCTCGCCCATGTCCACGGCCAGATGCTTCGGCGGAACGAGCAGGGACGCCTGTGGGCGGATCTCGGTGGAGCGATGTTGGAGCGCCTCGGGCAGGTGCCAGCGCTCTCGGCGGAGCGGCTGTTCATCATGGGGAACCTCCTGCTCGATGAAGGCCGCGCGAGCGAGGCGGCGCCGTTCTTCGAAGAGGCGCTCGTACTTCAGGAGCGGGCCCACGGCTCCGAGCACCCTCAGGTGGCGAGGACGCTCTCCCGGCTCGCCTCCACGATGGCGACGCTCGACCGCTCCGCGGAGGCGCTCACGTATGCGCAGCGTGCGCTCGCCATCAATGAGCGGCTGCTCGGCCCCGAGCATCCGGATTGCTCAGCCTCGCTTCATTCGATCGCGTTCGTGCTGGCGATCTCCGGCAGACCCGACGAGGCACTGCCGCACATGAAGCGCGCCCTGGCCATCGAGGAGCGCGCCTTCGGCCCGAACCACCCCGCCATCGTGAAGTCGCTGATCAACCTCTCGAATGTCCACCGCGAGGCGGCTGACGCCATTCCGCTGCTGGAGCGCGCACTGGCGATCCAGAACCAGGTCCCCGACGTGAATCACCCTGACAGGGTCTTCATCCTGAAGAACCTGGCCATCAACCACGGGCTGCTCGACCACTTCCGAGAGCAACTCGAGTACGGGCAGCTCGCGCTCTCGATCGAAGAGAAGCTCCTCGGCCCGAATCATGCGGACGTGGCGCAGACGCTCCACATGGTGGGGCAGGCGCATCAGCGACTCGGTGCGCCGGCCCGGGCGCTGCCGCTCCTGGAGCGCGCGTTCGCCATCGCCGAGGCACGTCCCCTCACGGACTCGTACTCCACGGGGCGTGACGTGCGGGTGGAGTTGCGGAAGACCCTGGCGAACACCCTCTGGACCTTGGGCCGTGAGCGCGCGAGAGCGCGCACCTTGATGGCGGGCGCGCTCGAGCTGGCGCGAGGGGGAGGAAGCACGCTGGCCCAGGAAGCCGCCGGGCTGGAAAAGTGGCTGGCCGAGCATCCGCTCCCACACTGA
- a CDS encoding RCC1 domain-containing protein: MHFRREQSVVRPALTLVFAAAIAAVVSFPSEGHASSSTGQITHLCGSVPPLPYGYTGYSPTGPCEGVCYSGWTDGSCNDPVDSQSRVEVYGCTGKTSGSGYSCDGDHNGGVLLATLSAGEYVPFSWFTSDTNYCTFAMAVLRPNENDAVGLRDFIIWERDECSPPPPLCDCPGGTDYLGNPVSSTTCNEPVCGADYQWYSCQQGGWAFEGGVCYVPPVCSCTGTDYEDNTVTVACGNQVCGRDFQWYACENSNWTPQGGTCPEAPPASWLALSAGGYHTCGLRSDGNVSCWGSNTSGQAPSFVQGPFNQISAGYDFTCGLRTNGSIECWGSNEYGQAPSYRAGPYLSLSAGVTHTCGVTISLGIDCWGNMQGTPPTTGDYYRVAAGGYHTCALETDGTVACWGEDGWGQATPPSGNFMQISANYTTSCGVLIDDTAVCWGQDSSGQATPPSISFSQVSAGYIHTCGVDTSGQLACWGDSYQGVLNAPSGDYTQVTAGFHHNCALSTSGEPVCWGSNSSGQLNVPQ; encoded by the coding sequence ATGCATTTTCGTCGAGAGCAGTCCGTTGTCCGTCCAGCCTTGACGCTGGTGTTCGCCGCAGCGATCGCCGCGGTGGTTTCGTTCCCTTCCGAGGGACATGCCTCCTCCAGCACGGGGCAGATCACCCACCTCTGCGGCAGCGTGCCCCCGCTTCCCTACGGCTACACGGGATATAGCCCCACGGGCCCGTGCGAGGGCGTCTGTTACTCGGGCTGGACCGATGGGTCCTGTAATGATCCCGTGGACTCGCAGAGCCGCGTGGAGGTCTACGGCTGCACCGGAAAGACCTCGGGCAGCGGGTACTCCTGCGATGGCGACCACAACGGCGGCGTCCTGCTCGCGACCCTGTCCGCGGGGGAGTACGTGCCGTTCTCCTGGTTCACGAGCGACACGAACTACTGCACCTTCGCCATGGCCGTCCTGCGGCCGAACGAAAACGACGCGGTCGGCCTGCGCGACTTCATCATCTGGGAGCGGGATGAATGCTCGCCGCCCCCTCCCCTCTGCGATTGCCCCGGCGGCACCGACTACCTGGGCAACCCCGTCAGCTCCACCACGTGCAATGAGCCGGTCTGTGGCGCCGATTACCAGTGGTACTCCTGCCAGCAGGGCGGCTGGGCCTTCGAAGGCGGCGTTTGCTATGTGCCGCCCGTCTGCTCCTGTACCGGTACGGACTATGAGGACAACACCGTCACCGTCGCATGCGGAAATCAGGTCTGCGGACGCGACTTCCAGTGGTACGCCTGCGAAAACTCGAACTGGACCCCCCAGGGCGGCACCTGCCCGGAGGCGCCTCCCGCCTCCTGGCTCGCCTTGAGCGCGGGCGGCTATCACACCTGTGGGCTGCGCAGTGACGGCAACGTCTCGTGCTGGGGCAGCAACACCTCCGGCCAGGCCCCCTCCTTCGTCCAGGGGCCCTTCAATCAGATCAGCGCCGGCTATGACTTCACCTGCGGCCTGCGCACCAATGGCTCGATCGAGTGCTGGGGCTCCAACGAGTATGGCCAGGCGCCCAGCTACCGGGCCGGCCCCTATCTCTCCCTGAGCGCGGGGGTTACCCACACCTGCGGCGTGACCATCAGCCTCGGCATCGATTGCTGGGGCAACATGCAAGGCACGCCTCCGACGACGGGCGACTATTACCGGGTTGCCGCGGGCGGCTACCACACCTGCGCGCTGGAGACCGATGGCACCGTCGCCTGCTGGGGTGAGGACGGCTGGGGCCAGGCGACGCCGCCCTCGGGCAACTTCATGCAGATCAGCGCCAACTACACCACGAGCTGCGGGGTGCTCATCGACGACACCGCCGTGTGCTGGGGCCAGGACTCGTCGGGCCAGGCCACCCCTCCCTCGATCTCGTTCTCCCAGGTCAGCGCCGGGTACATCCACACCTGCGGCGTGGACACCTCCGGTCAGCTCGCTTGCTGGGGTGACAGCTACCAGGGCGTGCTCAACGCCCCCAGCGGCGACTACACCCAGGTCACCGCGGGCTTCCACCACAACTGCGCGCTGAGCACTTCGGGCGAGCCGGTCTGCTGGGGCTCCAACAGCAGCGGCCAGCTCAACGTGCCGCAGTAA
- a CDS encoding VOC family protein, translating to MKTQVRPFLMFEGKAEEAMKFYVSLIPGSEIIDIARYGPGGPGAEGSVFKASFSVAGQTVLCIDSPAKHAFTFTPAFSFFVDCASEEEIDRLSAALSEGGSTLMPMGNYGFSRKFTWVNDRYGVSWQLNLP from the coding sequence ATGAAAACCCAAGTTCGACCGTTTCTGATGTTCGAGGGCAAGGCCGAAGAGGCGATGAAGTTCTACGTCTCGCTCATCCCTGGGAGCGAGATCATCGACATCGCTCGCTATGGCCCGGGCGGGCCCGGCGCCGAGGGCTCGGTGTTCAAGGCCTCCTTCTCCGTCGCGGGCCAGACGGTGCTGTGCATCGACAGCCCGGCGAAGCACGCCTTCACCTTCACGCCGGCCTTCTCATTCTTCGTCGACTGCGCTTCCGAGGAGGAGATCGACCGGCTCTCCGCCGCCCTCTCGGAGGGCGGCTCCACGCTCATGCCGATGGGCAACTACGGGTTCAGCCGCAAGTTCACCTGGGTCAACGACCGCTACGGCGTGTCCTGGCAGCTGAACCTCCCCTGA
- a CDS encoding flavin-containing monooxygenase — MSPKPESNKRVAIVGAGPAGLVAARYLAAHGFEPVLFEQSADMGGQWNAEGTHSGVWPSMRTNSTRVTTCFSDLPHAEGVAMFPRNQEMLAYLRRYAEKFGLLRYVRLRTPIERLERSPESGRYLVSSKPEGGASRQEPFDHVVIASGRFHKPFIPAIPGLESFSGAGGVTHSFRYKEPEKYRGLRVLVAGCSISALEIASDLAMLGTQRVLSSMRRQRYIMQKISGGVPNEHLAFTRWGALAGEVFPLERIAIGIKEFLIRKSGSPEQYGAFKPSDNLFEAGITLSQHYLPLIAEGRITQKPWITEVRGQRVSFADGTSEEVDALILGTGYDLHLPFLSEELRQTLNVDTRHIDLHRFTFHPELEGLAFVGIFEVGGPFFPLLELQARWIAYTWANVRPKPSMDEMKEGVARYQARRGQPQEQSMEAMALMLSRLVGVEPLPEQYPPLTRALMFGPLSPPSFRLTGPDALPEAAERYAADAAAFGAFTSPELTDEERLRLERLMRALDDKARSVDAHKSSGTHPAALYAPASEDT, encoded by the coding sequence GTGAGCCCGAAGCCCGAGTCGAACAAGCGTGTCGCCATCGTGGGCGCGGGGCCTGCGGGGCTGGTCGCCGCCAGGTACCTCGCGGCTCACGGCTTCGAACCCGTCCTCTTCGAGCAGAGCGCCGACATGGGTGGCCAGTGGAACGCGGAAGGCACACACAGTGGCGTATGGCCCTCCATGCGCACCAACTCCACTCGCGTGACCACCTGCTTCAGCGACCTCCCCCACGCGGAGGGCGTCGCGATGTTCCCTCGGAACCAGGAGATGCTCGCGTACCTGCGTCGCTATGCCGAGAAGTTCGGTCTCCTCCGGTACGTGCGCCTGCGGACGCCCATCGAGCGGCTCGAACGCAGCCCAGAGAGCGGGCGCTACCTCGTGTCCTCCAAGCCTGAGGGCGGTGCCTCACGGCAGGAGCCGTTCGACCATGTGGTCATCGCCTCCGGCCGCTTCCACAAGCCGTTCATCCCAGCGATCCCCGGTCTCGAATCCTTCTCGGGAGCGGGCGGCGTCACGCACTCCTTCCGCTACAAGGAGCCGGAGAAGTATCGCGGCCTGCGGGTCCTGGTCGCTGGCTGCAGCATCAGCGCGCTCGAGATCGCGAGCGATCTCGCGATGCTTGGCACCCAGCGGGTGCTCTCATCGATGCGGCGCCAGCGCTACATCATGCAGAAGATCTCGGGAGGCGTGCCCAACGAGCATCTCGCCTTCACACGCTGGGGCGCGCTCGCCGGAGAAGTCTTCCCGCTCGAGCGGATCGCCATCGGCATCAAGGAGTTCCTCATCCGCAAGAGCGGAAGCCCTGAGCAGTACGGCGCCTTCAAGCCCTCCGACAACCTCTTCGAGGCGGGAATCACGCTGAGCCAGCACTACCTGCCGCTCATCGCGGAAGGACGCATCACCCAGAAGCCGTGGATCACGGAGGTCCGCGGCCAGCGCGTGTCCTTCGCGGATGGCACCAGCGAAGAGGTCGATGCCCTCATCCTCGGCACCGGCTATGACCTGCACCTGCCGTTCCTGTCGGAGGAGCTCCGCCAGACGTTGAACGTGGACACCCGGCACATCGACCTGCACCGCTTCACGTTCCACCCTGAGTTGGAGGGGCTCGCGTTCGTCGGCATCTTCGAGGTGGGCGGACCCTTCTTCCCACTGCTCGAGCTGCAGGCGCGATGGATCGCCTACACGTGGGCGAACGTGCGGCCCAAGCCGTCGATGGACGAGATGAAGGAGGGAGTCGCCCGCTATCAGGCGAGACGAGGCCAGCCACAGGAGCAAAGCATGGAGGCCATGGCGCTCATGCTCTCGCGCCTCGTGGGCGTGGAGCCGCTCCCCGAGCAATATCCCCCGCTCACCCGGGCGCTGATGTTCGGGCCGCTCTCCCCTCCTTCGTTCCGGCTGACCGGGCCGGACGCTCTCCCTGAAGCAGCGGAGCGGTATGCGGCGGACGCCGCGGCCTTCGGAGCCTTCACCTCACCCGAGCTGACGGATGAGGAGCGCCTGCGGCTCGAGCGTCTGATGCGAGCACTGGACGACAAAGCCAGGTCCGTAGACGCTCACAAGAGCAGCGGAACCCACCCGGCCGCCCTGTATGCTCCGGCGAGCGAGGACACATGA
- a CDS encoding PadR family transcriptional regulator gives MPSPSSTTSDAPLGTFEEQVLLAVLRTGRTPDGSGAYGMAVRRVLEEVAGREVAIGAVYATLDRLEVKELVASERGEAGAGGSRRLFAVTPRGARALADSREMRERLWRGIDLAPLLAGANRS, from the coding sequence GTGCCGTCCCCATCCAGTACGACCTCTGACGCGCCCCTTGGCACCTTCGAGGAGCAGGTGCTGCTTGCCGTGCTGCGCACGGGTCGTACGCCCGACGGGAGCGGCGCCTACGGCATGGCCGTTCGCCGCGTGCTCGAGGAGGTGGCAGGGCGCGAGGTGGCGATCGGCGCGGTGTACGCCACGCTGGATCGGCTCGAGGTCAAGGAACTGGTCGCCTCGGAACGCGGCGAGGCGGGCGCTGGAGGTTCCCGCAGGCTGTTCGCCGTCACGCCTCGGGGGGCGCGTGCGCTGGCGGACTCACGCGAAATGCGGGAGCGGCTCTGGCGCGGCATCGACCTCGCGCCCTTGCTCGCGGGTGCGAATCGTTCGTGA
- a CDS encoding YciI family protein: MRFMILVKATKDSEAGVMPDEKLLTAMMKYNEELVKAGVLVAGEGLHPSSKGARVKFSGDKRSVVDGPFAETKELVAGFWIFQVKSKEEAIEWVKRCPNPMYEESEIEIRQVFEAADFAESDPTGEIRKKEEELRAMSESRNR; this comes from the coding sequence ATGCGATTCATGATCCTGGTCAAGGCCACGAAGGACTCCGAGGCGGGCGTCATGCCGGACGAGAAGCTCCTGACCGCCATGATGAAGTACAACGAAGAGCTGGTGAAGGCGGGCGTGCTGGTGGCGGGCGAGGGGCTCCACCCGAGCTCGAAGGGCGCACGCGTCAAGTTCTCCGGGGACAAGCGCAGCGTCGTCGACGGGCCCTTCGCCGAGACCAAGGAGCTGGTCGCCGGCTTCTGGATCTTCCAGGTGAAGTCGAAGGAAGAGGCGATCGAGTGGGTCAAGCGCTGCCCAAACCCCATGTACGAGGAGTCCGAGATCGAGATCCGTCAGGTGTTCGAAGCGGCGGACTTCGCCGAGAGCGACCCCACGGGAGAGATCAGGAAGAAGGAGGAGGAGCTGCGCGCCATGTCCGAGTCGCGTAATCGTTAG
- a CDS encoding sigma-70 family RNA polymerase sigma factor, which yields MDDGMASSRSPRGLERLFREGREAWPSLALEASSFMRHVARHVPERSDPEKYLEGLHGADLYLACACKEGVPGAVAAFQASYGATVEAALRGRNVPPAEREELGQAFWEKLFVGHPGVPAKIGDYSGRGPLGGWVRVAAMRAALNFFEQRKSDLLLVGARVDEVREPCTSDPELDFLKSHYRDEVHQALKDALAGLEADERNVLRLHFLDGLSAERIATVYGVHRATVARWVARGREALLTGTRQLLTQRLRIEQGEVESILGIVRSQLGLALSSIFRAGDPR from the coding sequence ATGGACGATGGAATGGCTTCGAGCCGCTCTCCTCGGGGGTTGGAGCGGCTCTTCCGCGAGGGTCGAGAGGCGTGGCCGTCGCTGGCGCTCGAGGCCTCTTCGTTCATGCGGCACGTCGCGCGCCACGTCCCCGAGCGGAGCGACCCCGAGAAATACCTCGAGGGGTTGCATGGCGCGGACCTGTACCTGGCCTGCGCCTGCAAGGAAGGGGTTCCAGGGGCGGTCGCCGCGTTTCAGGCGAGCTATGGGGCCACGGTGGAGGCGGCGCTGCGCGGTCGGAACGTGCCACCGGCGGAGCGCGAGGAGCTGGGGCAGGCGTTCTGGGAGAAGCTCTTCGTGGGTCACCCGGGAGTCCCCGCGAAGATCGGCGATTACTCGGGCCGAGGGCCGCTCGGGGGGTGGGTGCGCGTGGCGGCGATGCGCGCGGCGCTCAACTTCTTCGAGCAGCGGAAGAGCGACCTGTTGCTGGTGGGGGCTCGGGTGGACGAGGTCCGCGAGCCCTGCACGTCGGATCCCGAACTCGACTTCCTCAAGTCGCACTACCGGGACGAGGTCCATCAGGCGTTGAAGGACGCGCTCGCGGGCCTCGAGGCCGACGAGCGCAATGTGCTGCGGCTGCATTTCCTGGACGGGCTCAGCGCGGAGCGGATCGCCACGGTCTACGGAGTACACCGTGCCACGGTGGCGCGCTGGGTGGCGCGTGGCCGGGAGGCGCTCCTGACCGGGACGCGTCAGTTGCTCACGCAAAGGCTCCGTATCGAGCAGGGAGAGGTCGAGAGCATCCTCGGCATCGTCCGGAGCCAGCTCGGCCTGGCCCTGAGCAGCATCTTTCGGGCAGGGGACCCGCGGTAG
- a CDS encoding GFA family protein encodes MSPSDSAQPTVTPGLRTYKGSCQCGAVRFEVDFDPSAGTTRCNCTVCKKTAWWGATVKPSAFRLLSGRESLGDYSRSEASHARFCKVCGLRAFGHGNIPELGGDYYSVNLNCLDGADLSGVLVSYLDGLHDTWQQLAVVPYVDPVTAAMRA; translated from the coding sequence ATGAGCCCCTCCGACTCCGCGCAGCCGACCGTGACCCCTGGCCTCCGGACCTACAAAGGCAGCTGCCAGTGCGGCGCCGTACGCTTCGAGGTCGACTTCGACCCGAGCGCCGGGACGACCCGGTGCAACTGCACCGTCTGCAAGAAGACCGCGTGGTGGGGCGCCACCGTGAAGCCGAGCGCCTTCCGTCTCCTCTCTGGCCGGGAGTCCCTCGGTGACTACTCGCGCTCCGAGGCCAGCCATGCCCGGTTCTGCAAGGTCTGCGGACTCCGCGCCTTCGGGCACGGAAACATCCCGGAGCTGGGGGGCGACTACTACTCCGTCAACCTGAACTGCCTCGATGGCGCGGACCTCTCCGGCGTCCTCGTGAGCTACCTCGACGGGCTCCACGACACCTGGCAACAGCTCGCCGTCGTGCCGTATGTGGACCCTGTCACGGCCGCGATGCGAGCCTAA